A single region of the Streptomyces sp. NBC_00425 genome encodes:
- a CDS encoding SDR family NAD(P)-dependent oxidoreductase, giving the protein MATPSESTVENLQPQIEYNFYGAVTAARAVLPAMREAGAGALLFTTGGGSINPVPMLGNVNAAAGALRNWVLNLHNELAGSGVYAAHVAISTWIGDDGPEGIPAATPDQIAPLYWDLHERRDQPEAVFTG; this is encoded by the coding sequence ATGGCCACCCCGAGCGAGTCCACGGTGGAAAACCTGCAGCCGCAGATCGAGTACAACTTCTACGGCGCCGTCACCGCCGCCCGCGCCGTATTGCCCGCCATGCGGGAGGCCGGAGCCGGGGCCCTGCTGTTCACCACCGGCGGCGGCTCCATCAACCCCGTCCCCATGCTCGGCAACGTCAACGCCGCGGCCGGAGCACTGCGCAACTGGGTGCTCAACCTGCACAACGAACTGGCGGGTAGCGGCGTGTACGCCGCGCACGTGGCGATCAGCACCTGGATCGGTGACGACGGCCCCGAAGGCATCCCCGCAGCCACCCCCGACCAGATCGCACCCTTGTACTGGGACCTGCACGAGCGCCGCGACCAACCCGAGGCCGTCTTCACCGGCTGA
- a CDS encoding MFS transporter: MSETARKAPSVPDPNRWRALAFISIAQLMVILDATIVNIALPSAQQDLGISDGNRQWVITAYALAFGGLLLFGGRIADLWGRKRAFVIGLVGFGAASALGGAATNEAMMYSSRALQGVFGALLAPAALSLLSVTFTDAKERARAFGVYSAISGAGGAVGLILGGVLTEYLDWRWTFFVNIPFAAIAAAGAYFVISEPEGGRNRSPLDIPGVILSALGLVALVYGFTRAESDGWSDSTTLGLFVASAVLLLAFVITEAKVKAPLLPLRVVTERNRGGAFLSFGLANIAIYGLFLFLTYYLQIVKGYSPIKTGFAFLPLVVGTMIGATQIGTRLTPRVPARLLMGPGFLVAAAGMFLLTQLEVGSSYAGLLLPTLLIVGIGLGTAFMPAMSVATHGVESRDAGAASAMVNTSQQLGGAIGTALLNTIAASAMASYITDHIATAATKPQQQLVQLQGMVHGYANAAWVAVGIVAGAAVIALALINVGRPKADSSTGEGPEAQVPVIAH; the protein is encoded by the coding sequence ATGTCCGAAACAGCCCGCAAGGCACCCAGCGTTCCCGACCCCAACCGCTGGCGAGCCCTCGCATTCATCTCGATCGCCCAGCTGATGGTCATCCTCGACGCGACCATCGTGAACATCGCCTTGCCCTCCGCTCAACAGGACCTGGGCATCTCGGACGGCAACCGCCAGTGGGTCATCACCGCCTACGCCCTCGCCTTCGGCGGTCTCCTCCTGTTCGGCGGCCGGATCGCCGACCTCTGGGGCCGCAAGCGCGCCTTCGTCATCGGTCTGGTGGGCTTCGGCGCGGCCTCCGCACTGGGCGGCGCCGCCACCAACGAGGCGATGATGTACAGCTCCCGTGCCCTGCAGGGCGTCTTCGGCGCCCTCCTCGCCCCCGCCGCTCTCTCCCTGCTCTCCGTGACGTTCACCGACGCCAAGGAGCGCGCCAGGGCGTTCGGCGTCTACAGCGCGATCTCCGGTGCCGGCGGCGCCGTCGGCCTGATCCTCGGCGGCGTCCTGACCGAATACCTGGACTGGCGCTGGACGTTCTTCGTGAACATCCCATTCGCCGCGATCGCCGCAGCCGGTGCGTACTTCGTCATCAGCGAGCCGGAAGGCGGGCGCAACCGCTCGCCGCTCGACATCCCCGGAGTGATCCTGTCCGCCCTTGGTCTGGTCGCGCTGGTCTACGGCTTCACCCGCGCCGAGTCCGACGGCTGGAGTGACTCCACGACCCTCGGCCTGTTCGTCGCCTCCGCGGTCCTGCTGCTCGCCTTCGTCATCACCGAGGCCAAGGTCAAGGCCCCGCTGCTGCCCCTGCGCGTGGTCACCGAACGCAACCGCGGCGGCGCCTTCCTCTCGTTCGGCCTCGCGAACATCGCGATCTACGGCCTGTTCCTCTTCCTCACCTACTACCTGCAGATCGTCAAGGGCTACTCGCCGATCAAGACCGGCTTCGCCTTCCTGCCGTTGGTTGTCGGCACGATGATCGGCGCGACCCAGATCGGCACCCGCCTGACGCCCCGCGTGCCGGCGCGGCTGCTGATGGGTCCCGGCTTCCTGGTCGCCGCGGCCGGCATGTTCCTGCTGACCCAACTGGAGGTCGGCTCCTCGTACGCCGGTCTCCTCCTGCCGACCCTACTGATCGTCGGCATCGGCCTGGGTACCGCGTTCATGCCCGCCATGTCCGTGGCCACGCACGGGGTGGAGTCGCGCGACGCCGGTGCCGCCTCCGCCATGGTCAACACCTCGCAGCAGCTGGGCGGCGCAATCGGCACGGCCTTGCTGAACACCATCGCCGCCTCCGCCATGGCCTCGTACATCACAGACCACATCGCCACGGCCGCGACGAAGCCCCAGCAGCAACTGGTCCAGCTCCAGGGCATGGTGCACGGCTACGCCAACGCCGCCTGGGTCGCCGTCGGCATCGTGGCCGGCGCCGCCGTGATAGCGCTGGCTCTCATCAACGTCGGCCGCCCGAAGGCCGATTCGAGCACCGGCGAGGGACCCGAAGCCCAGGTACCGGTGATCGCACACTGA